From Miscanthus floridulus cultivar M001 chromosome 15, ASM1932011v1, whole genome shotgun sequence, the proteins below share one genomic window:
- the LOC136506999 gene encoding uncharacterized protein, translated as MDISQDKRLALEKALLDGGTGGPVVLPFLFLEAITQNFSDEQLIGRGGFGAVYKGQLQNGMVVAVKKLHNRIEILEENFKREVACLIEAKHKNIVRFLGYCYQTQHTRKQFEGRFVWADERQMLFCFEYLSKGNLSDHLTEPSTGLQWKVRYQIIKGICEGVNYLHQQRIIHMDLKPQNILLDDSMVPKIVDFGLSRRLSESQSRTITEHIVGTPGYMAPEFLRSQTVTFKTDIYSLGVIIIEILMGYKEYSNVDKVLRSWTNTSVKSDPRLLEQVKVCADIGINCMDDNPGNRPAIEDIIHILDETDLSISSRDSSRFVPQPANRSLWRFHGKVLKNVNAGLWMNLLASLYFSVRSVGSTSSAGQLVDEPESTTVFSALSQLEEPESTTVFSASSQREQSAFDRFYQHYRLAKKACKPMRISAYTAPKETTTEPSPGLSEIEQLDVHPLELCFSLEAKKPIKCSLNLVNRTDCDVICLIIPQFPDMYAYTDELRYYRLYLDPMSTGILNVTMVEQEQPPVDTGMFLILMIAMGTESDGIEDLMSSVDYDFLPKIDDDLLKRLEELGGEMHAAAVLTAVACPPVGTDGGRRVPVAAGTPVNAGAQSPRTHTKNWKMETNTWPEAVPRHHTIAARSGSCAMPSDMHDDHAVAVTNSPDSRGHTPD; from the exons ATGGACATTTCCCAAGACAAACGGCTTGCCCTAGAGAAGGCATTATTAGATGGTGGAACCGGGGGTCCAGTCGTCCTACCTTTCTTGTTTTTGGAGGCCATTACACAAAATTTCTCTGATGAACAACTAATCGGCAGGGGTGGATTTGGAGCGGTTTACAAG GGACAGCTTCAAAATGGGATGGTCGTTGCTGTGAAGAAACTTCATAACAGGATTGAAATTCTAGAGGAGAATTTCAAACGTGAGGTTGCTTGTCTCATCGAGGCCAAGCACAAAAACATAGTACGGTTTCTAGGGTACTGTTATCAGACGCAACACACAAGGAAACAATTTGAAGGAAGATTTGTCTGGGCAGACGAGAGGCAAATGTTGTTTTGCTTTGAATACCTAAGTAAAGGGAACCTTTCTGACCATCTTACAG AGCCATCTACTGGACTTCAGTGGAAGGTCCGCTATCAAATAATTAAGGGTATATGTGAGGGTGTGAACTATCTTCATCAGCAGCGTATTATTCACATGGATCTCAAACCTCAAAATATACTACTGGATGATAGCAtggttcctaaaattgtggaTTTTGGTCTATCAAGGCGCTTAAGTGAAAGCCAAAGCAGGACTATTACTGAACATATAGTTGGCACGCC GGGATATATGGCACCAGAATTTTTAAGAAGCCAAACAGTCACATTTAAGACAGACATATATAGTCTAGGTGTTATAATCATAGAGATTCTGATGGGATATAAGGAATACTCCAATGTTGACAAG GTGCTTCGAAGTTGGACGAACACGTCTGTGAAATCAGATCCACGACTACTAGAACAAGTAAAAGTATGTGCTGACATTGGTATAAATTGCATGGACGATAACCCAGGGAATAGGCCGGCTATAGAGGATATTATCCATATACTTGATGAAACAGATCTTTCAATCTCCTCTAGGGACTCTAGCAGGTTTGTCCCCCAGCCTGCAAATAGGTCACTTTGGAGATTTCATGGAAAAGTGCTTAAAAATGTAAATGCTGGCTTGTGGATGAACCTGCTTGCTTCCCTATATTTCTCCGTTAGAAGTGTTGGAAGTACTTCATCAGCAGGCCAG CTGGTGGATGAGCCGGAGTCGACGACTGTTTTTTCAGCATTATCCCAACTAGAAGAGCCAGAGTCGACGACTGTTTTTTCTGCATCATCCCAACGAGAACAATCAGCGTTTGATAGGTTTTACCAGCACTATCGACTGGCGAAAAAAGCATGCAAGCCAATGCGAATTAGTGCATACACGGCGCCAAAAGAGACCACCACTGAG CCAAGTCCTGGGTTAAGTGAGATTGAGCAGCTGGACGTGCACCCTCTTGAGCTCTGCTTTTCCTTGGAGGCCAAAAAGCCTATCAAGTGCTCACTGAACTTAGTTAACAGGACAGATTGTGATGTGATATGTCTGATTATACCGCAGTTCCCAGATATGTATGCTTATACAGATGAACTCAGATACTACCGCTTGTATTTGGATCCAATGTCCACTGGTATTTTGAATGTGACAATGGTAGAGCAAGAGCAGCCGCCAGTGGACACGGGCATGTTTCTCATACTAATGATCGCCATGGGGACTGAGAGCGACGGCATTGAAGATCTGATGTCATCTGTTGACTACGACTTCCTCCCcaagattgatgatgatttgTTGAAGCGATTGGAAGAGTTGGGTGGCGAGATGCATGCCGCCGCAGTGTTGACGGCTGTAGCCTGCCCGCCTGTTGGAACCGACGGTGGCCGTCGAGTTCCTGTTGCTGCTGGAACGCCGGTGAACGCCGGAGCGCAATCACCACGCACACACACGAAGAACTGGAAAATGGAGACAA ATACATGGCCTGAGGCCGTCCCCCGCCACCACACGATCGCTGCTCGATCCGGTTCTTGCGCCATGCCGAGCGACATGCACGACGACCATGCAGTGGCGGTGACCAACTCACCCGACTCACGCGGCCACACCCCGGACTAG